Part of the Brevibacillus brevis genome is shown below.
TGGCCGCGAGCAAGCTGCTTGGTCTGTGCGAGGAGAAGATCGTCCATGCGCTGGGGAGCGCCGGGACGCAGGCAGCGGGACTGTGGGAGTTTATCGAGGATGGGGCGATGTCCAAACAGCTGCATCCGGGCAAAGCGGCCATGAACGGCATATTGGCCGCGCTGTTGGCCGACCGGGGCTTTACCGGAGCGAGCAGGATTTTGGAGGGGGATCGCGGGTTTGTCCGCGCTATGTCGCAGGAGGCGGATCCCGAGCGGATGACGGAAGGCCTCGGCACCACGTACAAGATCATGGAAAACTCGTTTAAAATCCACGCTTCCTGCAGACATACCCACCATGCGATCGATCTGGTCGTGGAGATGGTCTCCCGCTACGGAATCGCATGGCGAGACGTGGAAAAAATCCGAGTACAAACGTACCAGGTCGCCCTGACGATCACGGACAACCCCGAGCCAGCGAGCGTCTACGCGGCAAAGTTCAGCCTGCAGTACTGCGTCGCGCTGGCGCTGGTCAAAGGGAGTGCAGGACTGTCGGATTTTACCGAGGAAGCCCTCCATGATCCGGACATACGAGAGCTCATGCGCCGGGTGGAAGTTTCCGTCGATCCGGACATCCATGCGCGCTATCCCGGGAAATGGGAAGCGGCTGTCGAGCTCGTGCTGGCAGACGGCACGACCATGCAGCAGCATGCGGAATATCCGAAGGGCGATCCGGAAAATCCGGTGACACACAAAGAGATCGTGCGAAAGTTCCGGGCGATGGCGGCAGATCAGCCGCAGGACAAGATCGACCACTTCCTGGACGTGATCGGGAGGCTGGAGCAAGTCCCCGACGTGACGATGCTTTTTGCCCAGATGAAAGGGAGGTAAGAGTGTGAATGCGAGCAAGGCGGTTTCCGTTTCCACTCCTTTGATGCACCATCATTTTTTGCTCTCCAGGATGCACTCTCTGGCAGGAATCGTGCCGCTGGGTGCCTTTCTGATCGAGCATTTCTATTCCAATGCCGTCGCGCTTCTGGGGGCGTCGGCCTACAACAGGCAGGTGGCGACGCTGCAGGGCATCCCCTTGGTGTGGGTGCTCGAGATCGTTTTCATTCTGATCCCCTTGCTGTACCACGCGGGGTATGGGATCTATCTGGCCACGCTCTCCCGAAACAATACCCGCGACTATGGATACCCGAGCAACTGGCGGTTTTTGCTCCAGCGGGTGAGCGGGATCGTGACCCTTCTGTTTGTGCTCTACCACGTCTGGAGCTTCCGGCTGAAAAGCGCCTTCTTCGGCACGGATGTCAGCTTTGATGCTGTCTCCGGACATTTGTCGCATGCGTGGATACTTGCCTTTTACGTCCTGGGGATTCTCTCTACGACGTTTCATTTCACCAATGGCTTGTGGTCTGGTCTGATCACATGGGGCATCACCACGGGGCCGCGTGCCCAGCAGATTTCGGGAAAGGTGTCGCTGCTGCTGTTTGTGCTGCTCAGTCTGGTCGGGCTGGCGAGCCTGATTGCATTTGTTTAGCGCTTTTCGAAAAGGGTGGGTGAAGAGAGATGAAGCATAAAGACGTCATCGTGGTGGGCGGCGGACTGGCCGGGTTGATGGCGGCCATTCAGATCGCGGAAAAAGGCGGTCGGGTCAAGCTGTTTTCGCTCGTTCCCGTGCGCAGGTCGCACTCCGTCTGCGCGCAGGGGGGAATCAATGGAGCCGTCAATACGAAAGGAGAGGGCGACTCCACATGGGAGCATTTCGACGACACGATCTACGGCGGCGATTTTCTGGCCGATCAGCCTCCGGTCAAAGCGATGTGCGAGGCGGCGCCCGAGATCATTTACCTGTTTGACCGGATGGGGGTGCAGTTCAACCGCACCGTGGAAGGCCAGATCGACTTTCGCCGGCTCGGCGGGGCGAAGTACTCGCGCACGGCGTTTGCCGGAGCGACGACCGGGCAGCAGCTGCTGTACGCCCTGGATGAACAGGTCAGACGCTACGAGGGGGAAGGGTTGATCGAGAAATACGAGTACTGGGAGTTTTTGTCGCTGATTCTGGATGACGAACCGCGCTGCCGGGGGATCGTGGCGCAGGACCTGCGCTCGATGGAAATTCGCCCGTTTCGCGCAAACGCCGTGATTTTGGCGGCCGGCGGCATCGGGTACATTTTCCGCAAGAGCACCAATTCCGTCATCAATACGGGGAGCGCGCACAGCATCGCCTATCAGCAGGGCGTTCATTACGCCAATCCGGAGTTTATCCAGATCCACCCGACCGCGATTCCGGGAGACGACAAGCTGCGGCTGATGTCCGAGTCGGCCCGGGGTGAGGGCGGACGGCTGTGGGTGTACCGGGACGGCAAGCCGTGGTACTTCCTGGAGGAAAAATATCCGGCTTACGGGAACCTCGTGCCGCGCGACATCGCCACAAGGGAGATCTTCCACGTCTGCGTCGACCTGAAGCTGGGGATCAACGGAGAGAACATGGTCTACCTCGACATTTCCCACCTCCCGGCCAAGCAGCTGGACGAAAAGCTCGGCGGCATCCTGGACATCTACGAAAAATTCGTGGGCGATGACCCGCGCAAGGTGCCGATGCACATTTTTCCGGCGATGCACTACTCCATGGGCGGCCTTGCCGTGGATTACAACCAGATGACCAACATCCCGGGCGTGTTTGCCTGCGGGGAGTGTGACCATCAGTACCACGGGGCCAACCGGCTGGGGGCGAACTCTCTCGTCTCGGCCGTATTTGGCGGGATGGTAGCGGGGCCTGCTGCCCTGCGCTACATTTCCGGTCTGCCCGATTCCGCCGAAGACATGACTTCGGGCCTTTTCGATACGGAGGTGAAAAGGCAGGAGTCCGCGTTCGCCGCGCTCACACGGATGGACGGGCAAGAAAACCCGTACCAGCTGCACCTGGAAATGAGCAACTGGATGGTGGAAAATGTGACGGTCGTCCGCTACAACGACCGTCTGGAGCAGACGGACGAAAAGCTGCAGGAGCTGCTGGAGCGATGGGAGCGGATCGGCGTGGATGATTCGTCCCATTACCACAACAAGTCCGTGACCTTTACCCGCCAGCTGCGCAACATGCTTCAGCTGGCCCGAGTCATCACCCTGGGGGCGCGAAACCGCAACGAGAGCCGGGGAGCCCATTACAAGCCGGAATTCCCGGACCGCGACGACGAGCGTTGGCTGAAGACGACGCTGGCAGCCCATACTGCAGAGGGCCCGGACTTCCATTACAAGGACGTGGACATTTCCCATATCCAGCCGCGTGCGAGAAGGTATGACGTAGTCAAGGAAGCGG
Proteins encoded:
- a CDS encoding MmgE/PrpD family protein, coding for MSVSKEFARYVTGLAYGNMPAEVASFAKICILDWLGSALAGADKPPIQMMAQVVHELGGEKQATLLTGGRSSVTQAALVNGAASHIVELDDIHKASIIHAGTVVIPAALAIAEWKQKSGRELIEAVVAGYEVCYRIGEAVSPSHYYFWHNTATCGTFGAAVAASKLLGLCEEKIVHALGSAGTQAAGLWEFIEDGAMSKQLHPGKAAMNGILAALLADRGFTGASRILEGDRGFVRAMSQEADPERMTEGLGTTYKIMENSFKIHASCRHTHHAIDLVVEMVSRYGIAWRDVEKIRVQTYQVALTITDNPEPASVYAAKFSLQYCVALALVKGSAGLSDFTEEALHDPDIRELMRRVEVSVDPDIHARYPGKWEAAVELVLADGTTMQQHAEYPKGDPENPVTHKEIVRKFRAMAADQPQDKIDHFLDVIGRLEQVPDVTMLFAQMKGR
- a CDS encoding succinate dehydrogenase codes for the protein MNASKAVSVSTPLMHHHFLLSRMHSLAGIVPLGAFLIEHFYSNAVALLGASAYNRQVATLQGIPLVWVLEIVFILIPLLYHAGYGIYLATLSRNNTRDYGYPSNWRFLLQRVSGIVTLLFVLYHVWSFRLKSAFFGTDVSFDAVSGHLSHAWILAFYVLGILSTTFHFTNGLWSGLITWGITTGPRAQQISGKVSLLLFVLLSLVGLASLIAFV
- the sdhA gene encoding succinate dehydrogenase flavoprotein subunit, with the protein product MKHKDVIVVGGGLAGLMAAIQIAEKGGRVKLFSLVPVRRSHSVCAQGGINGAVNTKGEGDSTWEHFDDTIYGGDFLADQPPVKAMCEAAPEIIYLFDRMGVQFNRTVEGQIDFRRLGGAKYSRTAFAGATTGQQLLYALDEQVRRYEGEGLIEKYEYWEFLSLILDDEPRCRGIVAQDLRSMEIRPFRANAVILAAGGIGYIFRKSTNSVINTGSAHSIAYQQGVHYANPEFIQIHPTAIPGDDKLRLMSESARGEGGRLWVYRDGKPWYFLEEKYPAYGNLVPRDIATREIFHVCVDLKLGINGENMVYLDISHLPAKQLDEKLGGILDIYEKFVGDDPRKVPMHIFPAMHYSMGGLAVDYNQMTNIPGVFACGECDHQYHGANRLGANSLVSAVFGGMVAGPAALRYISGLPDSAEDMTSGLFDTEVKRQESAFAALTRMDGQENPYQLHLEMSNWMVENVTVVRYNDRLEQTDEKLQELLERWERIGVDDSSHYHNKSVTFTRQLRNMLQLARVITLGARNRNESRGAHYKPEFPDRDDERWLKTTLAAHTAEGPDFHYKDVDISHIQPRARRYDVVKEADAKAAPAGSGHKQEEVAR